The Candidatus Pelagibacter sp. IMCC9063 genome has a window encoding:
- a CDS encoding rod shape-determining protein yields MFNKIMSMWSTDMAIDLGTANTLVYVKGRGIVLNEPSVVAIINDKGKNQVLAVGEDAKQMLGRTPGSIQAIRPLRDGVIADFVVTEEMIKHFIKKVHKRAAFANPRIIICVPTGSTPVERRAIQEAAHAAGARKVQLIEEPVAAAIGAGLPISEPTGSMIVDIGGGTTEIAVLSLGGIVYSKSLRLAGDALDHAIITFMRKRFNLLIGESTAEKIKKEIGSAIPSNSENTYIMKGRDVRTGVPKEVKLTEKDTAEALAPVVSQIIAAIREALENTPPELAADLVDMGMVLAGGGAYLKNLDKLIAKETGLPVSIAEDPLSCVAIGTGKALEQEGIFSAMLTEY; encoded by the coding sequence TAATAAAATAATGTCAATGTGGTCAACCGATATGGCAATAGATTTGGGTACGGCCAACACTTTAGTGTATGTAAAAGGAAGAGGCATTGTCTTAAACGAACCTTCTGTAGTTGCTATCATTAATGACAAGGGAAAAAATCAAGTTCTTGCAGTTGGAGAAGATGCCAAGCAAATGCTAGGAAGAACTCCCGGAAGTATTCAGGCTATACGTCCATTAAGAGACGGTGTGATTGCAGACTTTGTGGTTACAGAAGAAATGATTAAGCATTTTATTAAAAAAGTTCACAAAAGAGCAGCATTTGCTAATCCTAGAATTATTATTTGCGTTCCTACAGGATCTACTCCGGTTGAAAGAAGAGCCATCCAGGAAGCAGCACATGCGGCAGGTGCTAGAAAAGTACAACTTATTGAAGAGCCAGTAGCAGCTGCGATTGGAGCTGGATTACCAATTTCAGAACCAACTGGTTCTATGATTGTAGATATTGGAGGAGGTACTACAGAAATTGCCGTATTATCTTTGGGAGGAATTGTTTATTCAAAATCTTTGCGATTAGCGGGTGATGCCTTGGATCATGCAATCATTACTTTTATGAGAAAAAGATTTAATTTACTTATTGGAGAATCTACAGCAGAAAAAATTAAAAAAGAAATTGGCTCTGCCATTCCATCTAATTCAGAAAATACCTACATCATGAAAGGAAGAGATGTAAGAACAGGCGTTCCTAAGGAAGTTAAATTGACAGAAAAAGATACAGCAGAAGCATTAGCGCCTGTCGTAAGTCAAATCATTGCAGCAATTAGAGAAGCTTTAGAAAATACACCTCCTGAGCTAGCAGCGGATTTAGTTGATATGGGCATGGTTTTAGCTGGTGGCGGAGCATATCTAAAAAATTTAGATAAACTAATAGCAAAGGAAACAGGACTACCAGTATCTATAGCTGAAGATCCTTTGTCTTGTGTTGCAATCGGTACTGGAAAGGCATTGGAACAAGAAGGAATATTTTCTGCAATGTTAACTGAGTACTAA